Genomic DNA from Taurinivorans muris:
AAAAAATTTTCAAACAAAAAGTATTAAATTGAATTAATTTGGAAGATATCCGAGTGATCGTAATATCTTAATATAAGAATTATGAAACTAAGTTCCTTACCGATAACACAAAATATGCCGTGGCTCGCTCCTCTTGCCGGCTGGTCCGATTTGCCTTTCCGCCTGCTTTGCCGTGAACACGGGGCTGATGTCGCCTGTACGGAAATGGTCAGTGCGAAGGGGTTGGTTTATAACGGGAAAAATACCTGTGATTTATTGCGGACGCAGGCGAAAGACAGTCCTTTGATTGTGCAGGTTTTCGGTGCGGAGCATGATTTCATGCGAAAAGCCGTACAAATTTTAAAAGAGGACGGTTTTTGTTTTTTTGATGTGAATGTCGGCTGTTCCGTTCCGAAGGTGGCGAAAACCGGAGCGGGGGCGGCAATGCTCAAAGATTTGCCAAACCTATACAAGGTTGCGGAAAGCGTTATTTCCGAAGTGCATAAGGATAAGGGGCGTAAAATCGGCTTTAAAATCCGTTTGGGTTATTATTTTGACGAAAATGTTTATGAAGAGGCGGCTCTGCGTTTACAGGATTTGGGGGCGGACTGGATAACCCTGCACCCCCGTTATGCGCGGCAGGGCTTCAGCGGCACGCCTTGCTACGAAGCCCTTGCGCGGCTTAAGGAACTTCTTGAAATTCCGGTTGTCGCAAGCGGGGATTTGTTTACGGCGCGCGACGGCGTGCGGGTTTTGCTTGAAACGGGAGCCGATGCCGTCATGTATGCCAGAGGGGCGATGAGCAATCCCCGTATTTTTGCCGAGCATAAAATTCTGTGGCGTCATGTGCGGGAAAACGGTCTTGTTTCTTCGCAAATTCCGGAATATGAGGAATTGTTTCCCAAAAGCCCCGAACAGATAAAAACGGATTTGCACGCGCTTATCATGAAGCATTTGGCGTATGCGAAAGAATATTGTCCCGAGCGGGCGGTCTTGCAAATGCGGACCATTGTTCCGCGTTATGTCCGGCATTTGGAAAATGCGAAGCTCCTGCGCCAAGCCCTGATACAGTGCAGGAGCTTTGAGGATTTGGACAGTGTTATTCAGGAATATTTCGCATAAGTTTCGGCTTTTGATTGTTCTCATGGTTTCCGATTATTTTCTCCATCCAAATCATACTGTACCAGCGGTTGAATTTATACCCGCAGTTCCGGAATATTCCGACTCTTTCAAAGCCTAGGCGGGCATGAGAATCAGCACTGCCGGTGCTTAGAAATTCATCGTTCCGTTCAGGGTACGCAATGCAGGCATATACATTCAATATGCCCGTTTCCTGCAATTTTTTTTTCAAGCGCTTCATAGCGTTTTCGCCCATACCCTTGTCTTTGCACGGTACGGTCAAGATAAATGCTTGTTTCGCAAGACCACGCGTAGGCTGCCCGTCCGACAAAAACGCCCGCATAGGCATATCCGTAAACCGCATTTTCGCTTTCCAAAACAAGATAGGGATATTGTTCAACGTTGTTCGGATACGGTTTTGAAACGCTTCAAGACTCGGAACGGCATATTCAAAGGAAATCGCCGTATTTTTCACATAATAGGCGTAAATCGCCAATAATTGTTCGGCATCGGCGGTTTGAGCGGGGCGGATATGCATGGAATTTCCCCGTATTTCTTAATATGCTTAGAGGGTATTGAGAAAATCGGCTTGTTTGGAAAGAGTTTCCGGAATATGTTTTTGCCAGAAATTCCAGTTATGTATGCCGTCCGCTTCAATGTATTCCATGCTGAAGCCCCGTTTTTGAAATGATTTTTGGGCGCTGCGGTTTTCTTCCAGCACAAGTTTGTCCTTGTTTCCCGTAACGACGATGATTTGCCGTGGCGAGGTGGCGGGCCATTTTTTATTGATAAGCTCCAGTACAGAATTGTCGTCCCAAATTTTTTGGTTCTCCGGTGTGAGTTCGCCCAAGAGGTTTTTTATTTTCCAATTGTTTTTATGCATGCGGATATCAAGCACGCCGCTTATGCTTGCCATGGACTGGAAAAGGTTTTTGTTGCGGAAACCGAGGAGCAGTGCGCCGTGCCCTCCCATACTCAATCCTGTGATCGCCCGTTTTTTTGTTGTGGGATAAAGACTGTCGATATGGGGAACAAGTTCTTTCGTGATAAAGCCCGCAATCTGATTTTCGGAAACTATCGGGCTGTCCACATACCAGCCGTAAGGCTCGCAGCTGGGGGCGACGATAATCGTTTGTTTGCTGTTTGCAAGCTCCTGCAATTCTTTTCCCAGCATTTCGACATATTCTTTTCCGGAATTGGTTGCGCCGTGCAAAAGATAAAGCACGGGATAACGCTTGCCGCCCTGCTGTTCCGCAATGAGTTTCGGAACATCGGGATATTTGTTCCGCCCCTTTTTCTTTTCGTTATCGGCGGTCTGATTGTTCGGAGGTTCCGGAAGCATTGTCTGGGTTTCCGGCAGCCATATGTAATATTCCGCTTGTTTTTGGCGCAAGCCGGATGTGAATGTCACGCGGTTCGCCATGCCTGCTACGGGCGGATAGCAGAAAGGCGTTTCTTCCGCGTAAAGTTCCGCAAGTTCGGCATCCACATAGGGCAAAACGTAATCGGTCAGAATTTCTCCGCCCTCTGTGCTGACATGGATTAAATCCTGTGAGCGCAACCGTATGCTTTGATTGTTTTTTCCCTTGTAAAAGGTCGTATATTTTCCGTTTTCCGTGAGCAAGTGCTCAATATTGACAAATTGCGCGAGGGGAACGTCTTTGCTCGCTTCTTCCTGCAATTTGGAAATACGTTTTGTGCGCGTGAAATACGGTTCTTTGCCCATGACAGGCAGACTGACCCAAAGAATGCGCCTTTTGCCGTTATCCGCCAAGGCGATGAAATCTTTGGAGCGCTGTAAATAAATTTCCTCCCATGGTTTTGTGTCGATAAAATATCGTTTCCTGTCGATGACAATATCCTGCGTATCGTTTGCGCCAAGGCTTATGACGAGCAAATCGGGCTGATAGGCTTCAAGCATGGGGGGGAGGCTGTCAAACCAGTTGAAAAAGTCCGGACGGCTCAGCCCGGAAGAATATTTTCCTTCGCGGTGCACGGTTAAATTATCCCGCTTGCGCAGGCGGGCGTGCAGGGTTGGTCCCAAGCCTTCCATCATCATGGAATCGCCGACCAAAAGCACATTCTTTTTTTTGCCGTAATCGGGGATATGCGCGGCATAGCCTGCGATACCGCTTTTTGTTTCGGGGATTCGCACCAGTTCGGCATTGAAAGGATAATTATAAATATTGTACCGGTATTTTTCCTGGTCCGTATTTTGGATAGTTTCTTTTTGGGGGACCGGGCTTATCGGTTCTTGGAATGAGGCGCTGTTTTGCGTATCGGCTTGCTGATCTATTGGCAAATCGGCTGTCAGATCGGATTGCGTATCTTCGCTTGTTCGCATAACGGATTGTGCGGGATTTTCCGCATTGGCGGTACTGTCAGTAAGCGGGGGTTCGCTGTCCGTATTTTTGGCGGGCAGTTTTTCCGTTTGTTTTGCGGAGGGAGCTGGAGCCGGCAAGGTTTGGCTTGAAAGCATGGTTTGCCACCGGGCTTTTAGTGTCGGAGTGACATTCTGCATGTCACGGAAAAGGCTGTGCTTGGCTATATAATCAAATTCGTCATGCAGTCTTGCGCTTAAATCATAAA
This window encodes:
- a CDS encoding tRNA dihydrouridine synthase — its product is MKLSSLPITQNMPWLAPLAGWSDLPFRLLCREHGADVACTEMVSAKGLVYNGKNTCDLLRTQAKDSPLIVQVFGAEHDFMRKAVQILKEDGFCFFDVNVGCSVPKVAKTGAGAAMLKDLPNLYKVAESVISEVHKDKGRKIGFKIRLGYYFDENVYEEAALRLQDLGADWITLHPRYARQGFSGTPCYEALARLKELLEIPVVASGDLFTARDGVRVLLETGADAVMYARGAMSNPRIFAEHKILWRHVRENGLVSSQIPEYEELFPKSPEQIKTDLHALIMKHLAYAKEYCPERAVLQMRTIVPRYVRHLENAKLLRQALIQCRSFEDLDSVIQEYFA
- a CDS encoding alpha/beta hydrolase-fold protein, with protein sequence MKFSKIARKSLLSYMIIFFLMLLFEGQRLSPVLERTGAEYPVLLTVNRCLHEIGIKTKIYDLSARLHDEFDYIAKHSLFRDMQNVTPTLKARWQTMLSSQTLPAPAPSAKQTEKLPAKNTDSEPPLTDSTANAENPAQSVMRTSEDTQSDLTADLPIDQQADTQNSASFQEPISPVPQKETIQNTDQEKYRYNIYNYPFNAELVRIPETKSGIAGYAAHIPDYGKKKNVLLVGDSMMMEGLGPTLHARLRKRDNLTVHREGKYSSGLSRPDFFNWFDSLPPMLEAYQPDLLVISLGANDTQDIVIDRKRYFIDTKPWEEIYLQRSKDFIALADNGKRRILWVSLPVMGKEPYFTRTKRISKLQEEASKDVPLAQFVNIEHLLTENGKYTTFYKGKNNQSIRLRSQDLIHVSTEGGEILTDYVLPYVDAELAELYAEETPFCYPPVAGMANRVTFTSGLRQKQAEYYIWLPETQTMLPEPPNNQTADNEKKKGRNKYPDVPKLIAEQQGGKRYPVLYLLHGATNSGKEYVEMLGKELQELANSKQTIIVAPSCEPYGWYVDSPIVSENQIAGFITKELVPHIDSLYPTTKKRAITGLSMGGHGALLLGFRNKNLFQSMASISGVLDIRMHKNNWKIKNLLGELTPENQKIWDDNSVLELINKKWPATSPRQIIVVTGNKDKLVLEENRSAQKSFQKRGFSMEYIEADGIHNWNFWQKHIPETLSKQADFLNTL